One Candidatus Nitronauta litoralis genomic window, TTTCCGGTGGTGGTCTCACTTACGCCGAAACAATACTCAAGGATCCTCAACGCGGAAGAGAGTTTCTGTTAAATCCGGACTCGGTCGGGGTCGAGGGAGATTTTACTGGCCTCGAATGTCGCTGGGAAATGATTCCCAGCCCGCATGAAGAAACCATCACTTTAATGGTGCAGGCCACATCCAAAGATCCAAAGGAAAATGCAGATGTGTATTCAGAAACACTTTCAAAAATTGCCGAACTTTTTGGAGATGAAGCGGAACATCACCCTATCCGCCCCCAACTGATGAACCTGACACGATCAAATCGCCAGCTTGGAAACGAATTCCGCATTCGAACCTGGGGACATAATTTTTTCTCATCTGTTAGCTACTGGTTCGATCTGTGGATCCAACAGATAATCGGCTGGTTTGTTGTCGACAGCAAGTCACAGTTTGCAGGAGTAGACTGGAGTCGTTACAAATCGGATTTCGTTGCCAACAGTGATTTTAGAAAATTTGATGACGTGCTGCGTTATGTATTATCTGGCAAAATAAAAAACAGAAAATCCCTTGAAACTTATCTTGAATCACGCTACCAGAAAGGGGAACTGGTTTACGGCATCCATGTGGCGCCCGGAGCCCTGGTCACCTGCATGATCTTCAATTACAACCAGGAGCATCTGCATTTTGTCGATGGGGGCAATGGAGGCTACGCTCTTGCCGCCAGGCAAATGAAACAGAAAATAAATGCCAGGCAAATATCTTCATGATCCTTTTGATTTTTTAAAAACATGAACAATTTCTTCAATAAAAACTACTAAACTTTTCCTTCCCTCTCGGGAGGTAGTTGTTGGTCCTTCCCAAAGTAGTTGTTTGTAATAATCAGTTTTCATAAATCTTTTTTGCGGTTTCGTGAGGTGATCGTTGACCCACCGGCCGGCAAGAATTTTATCGTCTTCCAAAAAGATCGGGAATGCATTGTCCCCGAGCCTGCTCTTTTTATCACCCACTGTAAGGCAGTGGTTTTCATTGGCCCCGCGCTTAGCGGTGGTATACTGAGTGCTATGAAGAGAGTAGTGGTTCTGCTATTTCTTTTTGCTCAGCCTGCCATTGCAATTGCATCGGAGCAGGTGACTGTCCCTCCGGGCCCTTTCACCATGGGGCACCCCGAAGACCTGCTGGCAAAACCAGAGCGTCGTTACATGCTCGGTGGATTTTCCATCGACATGTTTGAAGTGACGAACAACGAATACGCCGCTGTGGTTCCTAATCACAATATTCCTCCTGGCGCGGGCAATCATCCAGTTTCCCATGTGACATGGGAAGAAGCAAAATCCTTTTGCGAGGCTGCGGGCAACCGCCTGCCCACTGATGCCGAATGGGAAAAAGCCGCACGAGGCAATGACGGCCGCAGCTTTCCCTGGGGCGACAAGGTTAGAAAGCGCATGCCCCACCCGAAATTCAGTGGCGTGGTGAAGCGCCAGCCGGGCACGGACAAAAAAGACGTTTCCCCCTTTGGTGTGCACGATATGGCGGGTTCGTTATGGGAATGGACCGCAGATGAAGGCGAGGGTGGCAAAATTGTGCGTGGGGGATTATGGAACCTGCACCTCAACTTTGAATTCAGCAAGACCTGGCAGAAAAATATCATCCCTCCAGAAGAACGTTTCAGTTTCCTTGGCTTCCGATGCGCAAAATAATTTCGTTCGCAAGAAGGACATGGCTGATACGCACGGGACAGATCTTTCTGGCTTCGGTTCTGGCACTGGTCGTCACGCCTCGGTTGGGACGTGGAGCGGACATCGATTATTTTACCGGGACCGATTTTGTCGGAAAAAATCGTACCGGAATTTTTAAAACTTTCTATATCAACTACTGGAAGCCCCATCGACGAATAGATGCCAGCAAATGGTCGCTTGAGGTAACCGGACTGTGCCAACGACCCGGACGCTTCTCACTTGAAGAGTTGCTTGAGATTCCGGATCGCGACCAGGAGTCGCGTCTTAAATGCGTCGAGTGCTGGTCAGCGCGTGCCAGGTGGTCCGGGTTTTCCTTTGCCGAGATTGAGCGACGTGTCCAGCCCATGGAAGATGCAATCGGGGTAACCTTTCACTGCGCAGATGAATATGTCGAACACCTGTCCCTTGAAACCCTGCGTCATCCGCGCACGATGATGGTGACTCACATGAACGGTGTCCCGCTAACGGATGAACACGGATTTCCCTTGCGGGTGATCGCCCCAATGAAGTACGGTTATAAAAATCCGAAAGCGATTTTGAAAATTGAATTTGTTTCGCAGGAAGTCTGGGGCACATGGAGCAAGATCGGCCCGTATTCAACCGACGGCACGATTCTTCCCGGCACCGACCATCCCCTGGAGTATGATAAGCAACCGCATCGAATCGCTGGCGGTGAGATCACAGAATATTAAATTTCAATTTTTTCTCCAGAATTCATGAGCGACATTCGACCTTTTGACGAAAATGAATGGAACCGTTTTAAAGAAGAGCGGCAGGCTTACATGGCTGCAGGTGGAACAGGTTCCGGCCTGCCCAAACCTTCGATCACCACGATGGACCTCACCGGAAAGTTTTCGAAGGGAGAAGACTGGTCTTTTTCAATTTTCGAAGGCTGTGATTTGACCGGAGCAGATCTGGAATTGGCAAACCTCCAGCATTGCCACTTTAAAGGAGCAAACCTTTCAGGAAGCAACCTGAAAGAGG contains:
- a CDS encoding DUF3095 domain-containing protein encodes the protein MSSDNFYRDLPTLDNFNDLTHAEDFQIVPNDWHIAFADIRGSTQAIEKGRYKDVNNIGASSIMAVINAVKPLQIPYVFGGDGAILCVPESVLPQVQRALCAAQQMAMDAFSLELRVGTLPVSTLSNTEFSVQVAKVRVSPIVTQAVFSGGGLTYAETILKDPQRGREFLLNPDSVGVEGDFTGLECRWEMIPSPHEETITLMVQATSKDPKENADVYSETLSKIAELFGDEAEHHPIRPQLMNLTRSNRQLGNEFRIRTWGHNFFSSVSYWFDLWIQQIIGWFVVDSKSQFAGVDWSRYKSDFVANSDFRKFDDVLRYVLSGKIKNRKSLETYLESRYQKGELVYGIHVAPGALVTCMIFNYNQEHLHFVDGGNGGYALAARQMKQKINARQISS
- a CDS encoding formylglycine-generating enzyme family protein, which codes for MRFREVIVDPPAGKNFIVFQKDRECIVPEPALFITHCKAVVFIGPALSGGILSAMKRVVVLLFLFAQPAIAIASEQVTVPPGPFTMGHPEDLLAKPERRYMLGGFSIDMFEVTNNEYAAVVPNHNIPPGAGNHPVSHVTWEEAKSFCEAAGNRLPTDAEWEKAARGNDGRSFPWGDKVRKRMPHPKFSGVVKRQPGTDKKDVSPFGVHDMAGSLWEWTADEGEGGKIVRGGLWNLHLNFEFSKTWQKNIIPPEERFSFLGFRCAK
- a CDS encoding molybdopterin-dependent oxidoreductase, which produces MRKIISFARRTWLIRTGQIFLASVLALVVTPRLGRGADIDYFTGTDFVGKNRTGIFKTFYINYWKPHRRIDASKWSLEVTGLCQRPGRFSLEELLEIPDRDQESRLKCVECWSARARWSGFSFAEIERRVQPMEDAIGVTFHCADEYVEHLSLETLRHPRTMMVTHMNGVPLTDEHGFPLRVIAPMKYGYKNPKAILKIEFVSQEVWGTWSKIGPYSTDGTILPGTDHPLEYDKQPHRIAGGEITEY